Proteins from a single region of Sphingomonas sp.:
- a CDS encoding ATP-binding cassette domain-containing protein: MSAFLTLDSLAAVTPDRRPLFEDLTLSVGAERVGLVGRNGSGKSTLLRIAAGEIKPVAGTVARGGSIGMLVQDWADWLAVSDVLGVTAMLARLARVTTGEGGEDDLSEADWTLEPRIEAALAEVGLPGLALDRRMGSLSGGERTRVAIARLLLDAPDLLLLDEPTNNLDADGRAAIAGLIARWRGGVLVASHDRTLLEGMDRIVELTPAGVHLFGGGWSAFAEARDAARARAGAELERADAASRGAERAAQQRRERKDRRDKAGRAFAAKRSEPKILLGRMAERAENSGGRDNRLTERLAGDAAERLAMARAQVEIVTPLTIDLPPSGLPAHREVLAMDGVTVIAGERILGPWSFGMRGPERVAVTGANGAGKSSLLRTAMGWARPAGGTVQRAEGRLAMLDQHVSLLADSETILANFQRLNPGLDANAAYAACARFAFRNRDALRTVGTLSGGERLRAGLACVLAGERPPWLLLLDEPTNHLDMDSLEVLENALARYDGALLVVSHDPAFMAAIGVVREVRLSR, encoded by the coding sequence GGCTCGGGCAAATCGACCTTGCTGCGAATCGCGGCGGGGGAGATCAAGCCCGTGGCCGGCACGGTCGCGCGCGGCGGTAGCATCGGCATGCTGGTGCAGGATTGGGCGGACTGGCTGGCGGTGTCCGACGTGCTCGGGGTGACCGCAATGCTGGCCCGGCTCGCGCGAGTCACAACCGGGGAAGGCGGTGAGGACGACCTGTCCGAAGCCGACTGGACGCTCGAGCCGCGAATCGAGGCGGCGCTGGCCGAAGTCGGATTGCCGGGACTGGCGCTCGACCGGCGCATGGGTTCGCTCAGTGGCGGCGAGCGGACGCGAGTGGCTATCGCGCGATTACTGCTAGACGCGCCCGACCTGCTGCTGCTCGACGAACCGACCAACAATCTGGATGCCGACGGCCGCGCCGCCATCGCCGGGTTGATCGCCCGGTGGCGCGGCGGCGTGCTGGTCGCGAGCCATGACCGAACACTGCTCGAGGGTATGGACCGGATCGTCGAGCTCACGCCGGCCGGCGTGCACCTATTCGGCGGCGGCTGGTCGGCCTTTGCCGAGGCGCGCGACGCGGCCCGGGCGCGGGCCGGCGCGGAACTGGAGCGGGCCGATGCGGCGTCGCGCGGAGCCGAGCGGGCGGCGCAGCAGCGGCGCGAGCGCAAGGACCGCCGCGACAAGGCCGGGCGGGCGTTCGCCGCCAAACGCTCGGAGCCGAAGATCCTGCTCGGCCGCATGGCAGAGCGCGCCGAGAATAGCGGCGGGCGCGACAATCGCCTGACCGAGCGGCTGGCCGGGGATGCGGCCGAGCGGCTCGCCATGGCACGGGCGCAGGTCGAGATCGTCACCCCGCTGACCATCGACTTGCCGCCGAGCGGACTACCCGCCCATCGCGAAGTGCTGGCGATGGATGGCGTGACGGTGATCGCGGGCGAGCGGATACTTGGGCCATGGAGCTTCGGAATGCGCGGACCCGAGCGGGTCGCCGTCACCGGCGCCAATGGGGCGGGCAAATCGAGCCTGCTGCGGACCGCGATGGGGTGGGCGCGGCCGGCGGGCGGCACGGTCCAGCGCGCCGAGGGGCGGCTGGCGATGCTCGACCAGCATGTCTCGCTGCTCGCAGACAGCGAGACGATCCTCGCCAATTTCCAGCGGCTCAACCCCGGACTCGATGCCAATGCCGCTTATGCCGCCTGCGCGCGCTTCGCCTTCCGCAACCGCGATGCGCTCCGGACCGTCGGTACGCTATCGGGCGGCGAGCGGTTGCGCGCGGGACTGGCCTGCGTGCTGGCGGGCGAGCGGCCGCCCTGGCTGCTGCTGCTCGACGAACCGACCAACCATCTCGACATGGATTCGCTGGAGGTGCTGGAAAATGCGCTGGCGCGATATGACGGCGCCTTGCTCGTCGTCAGCCATGATCCCGCGTTCATGGCAGCGATAGGTGTAGTGCGCGAAGTGCGTTTGTCGCGGTGA